One Acidobacteriota bacterium genomic window, GACTGGTTGGTTCATAGCATGCTCGCGGCCTCGTGCTTCTCGCATTATGGTACTCCGCGGCCGGAGCGGCTATGCTTCGCTCATGGCGCGTCGCTCGTCCATCTGGTTCATGGTCGTGGTGCTCGCGGCTGCCGCCTGGGCCTATTGGAACACCCGCCAGCAGCCGCCGCCGCCCGTACCCGACTTCCACGCCGTTCCCGCGGGACATGTGCTGAGCGAGAACCACTTCTCACCCGCCGAGAACCTCGAGCAGCTCGATGTCGCCCGGCTCGAGGAAGCGCGCAGCACCATCGACATCGCGATGTATGCCTTCACCGACGACTATCTTGCTACCCGCCTGCGCGCGCTCGCCGCTCGCGGGGTCAAGATCCGGCTCTACCGTGATCGCTCGCAATACGAGCAGGAGCAGCGCAACGCCGCCGGACACAACGACACCTGCGCCACCGACCAGCTTCGCGGCGAGCCCAATATCGAGGTCCGCATCAAGGCCGACCGCGGCCGCAACATCATGCACCTCAAGGCCTACCTGGTGGATGGCAAGCTGCTTCGCGATGGCAGCGCGAACTGGTCGCCCTCCGGCCTGAAGTCACAGGACAACAACGCGCACTTCACCAACGACCCAGCCCAGGTCCGCGCCTTGCAGCAGGATTTTGAAACGATGTGGCAGCGCCCCGACAACCTCAGCCCACGCTGAAGCTGGCGCCGTTCGCCTTCCACTACCTTCTGGACGCGGGGCGGAGCCCCTACCGAAGTTGGGGACTTGAAGCCGGGGCGGGCATGGGCGTGCTACTTGAAGTGTTGCCAGCCTTGCGGCTTCAGCCGATGCATCCGGCCGCGCGCGTCTGCTACCCAGAGTTCTTTCTCGCGAACTATCTCTCCAATGTGAGAGATGGGGACGCCCGCGATCCGGCGTGGGACTTTCCTCCGCGATGGCGCGGTGAAGAGCAGCTCGTAGTCTTCGCCGCCGTGCAGCGCGAAGTCGATGCCCGCCGGCGCCGGCAGCGCCGGAGCATAGACGATCGCGCCCACTCCGCTCTCGTCGCACAAGTGCGCCAGGTCCGTCGAGAGGCCGTCGCTGATGTCGATCATCGCGTTCGCCACCCCGTGCAGCTTCCGTCCCACCGCCACGCGCGGCGTCGCCATCGCTGAAGCGACCTCGACTCTCTTTTTTGTGAATGACGGGCCTGCCCGCAACGACGCCACTCGTGCCGCCGCCACCCCCAACATCCCGGTGGCGTAGAGAGCGTCGCCCGGCCTCGCGCCCGAGCGCAGGATGGCCTTGCCTGCCGGCACGCGCCCCACGACCATGATGTCTGCCACCACTCCCGTCGAAGACGTCGACACATCCCCGCCCGCCAGCGTGACGTTCGACTCCATGGCGTGCGTCAGCAGGCCGCGCAGGAAGCCATCCACCCAGCTCTGCGGCAACTTCGGCGGCAGCGCCAGCGAGAGGAAGGCCGCGAGCGGCTCGCCGCCCATCGCGGCCACGTCACTCAGACCGCGCGTCAGGCACTGGCGTCCGATGAACCCTGCCGGATACCAATCCCGCCGGAAGTGAACGCCCTCGATCGACAGGTCGGTCGTCACCAGCGTGTCCGACCCGGCGCCCAGGCGCAGCACGGCACAGTCGTCGCCGATCCCATGAACGACGGCTGCCGACTTTCCCGGCGCCAACGCCTGCGCCATGCCGCGGATCTGCTCGATCAACTTAAGTTCTGGAATGGGCATTGCTTTCCCGTATGGTTCCCGGACTAGGTGTCCCGGCTTGACGTCTTTCCGGACGTCTTCCCGGACCAGCGTCCCGGCTTAACCAAACTCGTCCTGAGCCGTCTCACTATATAAGGTGGCCGGGCGAGCAAAGGGCGAGGGCGGAGCGGCCCTACCGCGTAGCCCGCGAAGAGAGACGACGCATTACCCTCGGCCATGACCGAAATCCACAGCCCGGATGTACTACCAAGTGGTTTTCTTTGCACT contains:
- a CDS encoding phospholipase D-like domain-containing protein — encoded protein: MARRSSIWFMVVVLAAAAWAYWNTRQQPPPPVPDFHAVPAGHVLSENHFSPAENLEQLDVARLEEARSTIDIAMYAFTDDYLATRLRALAARGVKIRLYRDRSQYEQEQRNAAGHNDTCATDQLRGEPNIEVRIKADRGRNIMHLKAYLVDGKLLRDGSANWSPSGLKSQDNNAHFTNDPAQVRALQQDFETMWQRPDNLSPR
- the thiL gene encoding thiamine-phosphate kinase, with amino-acid sequence MPIPELKLIEQIRGMAQALAPGKSAAVVHGIGDDCAVLRLGAGSDTLVTTDLSIEGVHFRRDWYPAGFIGRQCLTRGLSDVAAMGGEPLAAFLSLALPPKLPQSWVDGFLRGLLTHAMESNVTLAGGDVSTSSTGVVADIMVVGRVPAGKAILRSGARPGDALYATGMLGVAAARVASLRAGPSFTKKRVEVASAMATPRVAVGRKLHGVANAMIDISDGLSTDLAHLCDESGVGAIVYAPALPAPAGIDFALHGGEDYELLFTAPSRRKVPRRIAGVPISHIGEIVREKELWVADARGRMHRLKPQGWQHFK